One genomic region from Cyanobium usitatum str. Tous encodes:
- the leuB gene encoding 3-isopropylmalate dehydrogenase, translating to MTSSYRITLLPGDGIGPEIMAVARQLLDAVSSSHGFSLVYDVQPMGGVAIDATGEPLPNSTLEACKAADAVLLAAIGSPQYDSLPREQRPESGLLGLRSALGLFANLRPVKIIPALIDASTLKREVIEAVDLLVVRELTGGVYFGTPKGRVEAEGRVRAFNTMAYFDDEIDRIAKVAFELAVTRSGRLCSVDKANVLDVSQLWRDQVTAMAADYPTVELSHMYVDNAAMQLVRNPRQFDVLLTSNLFGDILSDEAAMLSGSIGMLPSASLGSSGPGLFEPIHGSAPDIAGQDKANPMAMVLSAAMMLRVGLQQDAAATALETAVDRVLAAGYRTGDLMSEGCTQLGCQAMGEQLLAALEA from the coding sequence ATGACGTCGAGCTACCGGATCACCCTGCTTCCCGGCGACGGCATCGGCCCGGAAATCATGGCGGTAGCCCGCCAGCTGCTCGATGCGGTCAGCAGCAGCCATGGCTTCAGCCTCGTCTACGACGTGCAGCCCATGGGCGGCGTTGCCATTGATGCCACCGGGGAACCCCTGCCCAACAGCACCCTCGAGGCCTGCAAGGCCGCCGATGCGGTGCTGCTCGCCGCCATCGGCTCGCCCCAATACGACAGCTTGCCCCGGGAGCAGCGCCCTGAATCGGGTCTGCTGGGGCTGAGATCAGCGCTGGGCCTGTTCGCCAACCTGCGGCCGGTGAAGATCATCCCAGCCCTGATCGACGCCTCCACCCTCAAACGGGAGGTGATCGAAGCGGTTGACCTGCTGGTGGTGCGTGAGCTTACCGGCGGCGTTTACTTCGGCACCCCTAAGGGGCGGGTGGAGGCTGAGGGCCGGGTGCGGGCCTTCAACACCATGGCCTACTTCGACGACGAGATCGACCGCATCGCCAAGGTAGCGTTCGAGTTAGCCGTGACCCGGAGCGGGCGGCTTTGCAGCGTGGACAAGGCCAACGTGCTGGATGTGAGCCAGCTCTGGCGCGACCAGGTCACCGCCATGGCAGCCGACTACCCGACGGTGGAGCTCAGCCATATGTACGTTGATAACGCCGCCATGCAGCTGGTGCGCAATCCCCGTCAGTTCGACGTGCTGCTGACCAGCAACCTCTTCGGCGACATCCTCAGCGACGAGGCCGCCATGCTCAGCGGCTCGATCGGCATGCTGCCCTCAGCCTCCCTGGGCTCCAGCGGGCCAGGCCTGTTTGAGCCGATCCACGGCTCCGCTCCCGACATCGCTGGCCAGGACAAGGCAAACCCTATGGCGATGGTGCTCAGCGCCGCCATGATGCTGCGGGTCGGCCTGCAGCAAGACGCCGCTGCCACCGCCCTAGAAACCGCCGTCGACCGGGTGCTGGCCGCTGGCTACCGCACCGGTGACCTGATGAGCGAGGGCTGCACCCAGCTGGGCTGCCAGGCCATGGGCGAGCAGCTGCTAGCGGCCTTGGAAGCCTGA
- the lpxD gene encoding UDP-3-O-(3-hydroxymyristoyl)glucosamine N-acyltransferase, translating into MRFSELLCQLSEVTDASPRHLAEDPELNGAAALDQAQADQLTFLEPGNALAAALAGSSAGAILLPARGDEAAALQQLALERGLAWIALADPRLAFAEALAALHPRRQPAAGIHPSAVVDPSAVVGMGSHLGPLVVIGANVQIGASCVLHPQVVLYEDVQIGDDCELHAGAVLHPGSRLGRGCVVHSNAVVGSEGFGFVPTANGWRKMPQTGQVVLEEGVEVGCGSTIDRPSVGETRIGAGTKIDNLVHIGHGVSTGKGCALAAQVGIAGGARLGNGVILAGQVGLANKAVMGDRAIASSKSGVHGEVAAGEVVSGYPAISNRLWLRSSAVFNKLPELVKALRQLEKQAKP; encoded by the coding sequence ATGCGCTTCAGCGAACTGCTCTGCCAGCTCAGCGAAGTTACGGATGCCAGCCCGCGGCATCTCGCTGAGGACCCGGAGCTAAACGGGGCGGCCGCCCTAGATCAGGCCCAGGCCGATCAGCTCACTTTTCTGGAACCCGGCAACGCCCTGGCTGCCGCCCTGGCCGGCAGCAGCGCCGGAGCCATCCTGCTGCCAGCGCGGGGCGATGAGGCCGCAGCCCTGCAGCAGCTGGCCCTGGAGCGGGGCCTGGCCTGGATCGCCCTGGCTGATCCGCGCCTGGCTTTTGCCGAGGCCCTCGCTGCGCTCCACCCCCGCCGCCAACCCGCCGCTGGCATCCACCCCAGTGCCGTGGTCGATCCAAGCGCCGTAGTCGGCATGGGATCCCACCTAGGCCCCCTGGTCGTGATCGGCGCCAACGTGCAGATCGGCGCCAGCTGCGTACTCCACCCCCAGGTGGTGCTCTACGAAGACGTGCAGATCGGTGACGACTGCGAGCTGCACGCCGGTGCCGTTCTGCACCCCGGCAGCCGCCTGGGCCGGGGCTGCGTCGTGCACTCCAATGCCGTGGTGGGCAGCGAGGGCTTCGGCTTCGTGCCCACCGCCAATGGCTGGCGCAAGATGCCCCAGACCGGCCAGGTAGTTCTTGAGGAGGGGGTTGAGGTGGGTTGCGGCAGCACCATCGACCGACCTTCAGTAGGTGAAACCCGCATCGGCGCCGGCACCAAGATCGACAACCTGGTGCATATCGGCCATGGCGTCAGCACCGGCAAGGGCTGCGCCCTGGCGGCCCAGGTGGGCATCGCCGGCGGGGCCCGCCTCGGCAATGGCGTGATTTTGGCGGGCCAGGTGGGTCTGGCAAACAAGGCGGTGATGGGCGACCGAGCCATCGCCAGCTCCAAATCCGGGGTGCATGGCGAGGTGGCCGCCGGCGAGGTGGTGAGCGGCTATCCGGCCATCTCCAACCGCCTCTGGCTGCGCAGCTCGGCCGTATTCAACAAGCTGCCAGAGCTCGTTAAAGCCCTGCGGCAGCTGGAGAAGCAGGCCAAGCCCTAG
- the proB gene encoding glutamate 5-kinase gives MTTPSHSMRRVIKVGTSLLRGSAERPTAAVIADLAASLSRQRRQGETIALVTSGAVGLGCEALGLGQRPSEVVALQAAAAVGQGRLMALYQDAFAVRGLAVAQVLLTRGDLASRRRYQNACRTLEQLLDWGVVPVVNENDTLATDELRFGDNDTLSALVAVAIGADELVLLTDVDSLYSGDPRSDAEARPIEEVASLAELDSLQSVATGGGQWGTGGMTTKLTAARIATSSGIRVLLADGRDPAVLDALLAGERVGTLFQPSPTPLPDRKGWLAHALLPKGSLQLDAGAERALTQKGASLLAVGVQAVIGDFERREAVRLLASDGRELGRGLASLSSTELRELMGSSGVEVVHRDQLVLTSR, from the coding sequence ATGACAACCCCATCCCACTCCATGCGCCGAGTGATCAAGGTGGGCACAAGCCTGCTGCGGGGTAGCGCCGAGCGCCCCACCGCAGCGGTGATCGCCGATCTTGCTGCCAGTCTCAGCCGACAACGGCGCCAGGGCGAGACCATCGCCCTGGTTACCAGTGGGGCCGTGGGGCTGGGCTGCGAAGCCCTTGGCCTGGGGCAGCGCCCCAGCGAAGTGGTGGCGCTCCAGGCCGCCGCCGCCGTGGGCCAGGGCCGGCTGATGGCCCTCTACCAAGACGCCTTCGCCGTTCGTGGTCTGGCGGTAGCTCAGGTACTGCTGACCCGCGGCGATCTGGCCTCCCGCCGCCGCTACCAGAACGCCTGCCGCACCCTCGAGCAGCTGCTGGACTGGGGAGTGGTGCCGGTGGTCAACGAAAACGACACCCTGGCCACCGACGAACTGCGCTTCGGCGACAACGACACCCTCTCCGCCCTGGTGGCGGTGGCGATCGGCGCCGATGAGCTGGTGCTGCTCACCGACGTGGACAGCCTTTATTCAGGCGACCCCCGCAGCGATGCCGAGGCCCGGCCGATCGAGGAGGTGGCCAGCCTGGCCGAGCTCGACAGCCTGCAATCGGTGGCCACCGGCGGAGGTCAGTGGGGCACTGGCGGCATGACCACCAAACTCACCGCAGCACGCATCGCCACCTCCAGCGGCATCCGGGTGCTCCTGGCTGACGGCCGCGACCCCGCCGTGCTCGATGCCCTGCTGGCCGGCGAGCGCGTCGGCACCCTGTTCCAACCCAGCCCCACCCCCCTTCCCGACCGCAAGGGCTGGCTGGCCCATGCGCTCCTGCCCAAGGGCAGCCTGCAGCTAGACGCCGGCGCCGAGAGGGCCCTAACCCAAAAGGGAGCCTCGCTGCTGGCCGTGGGAGTGCAAGCGGTGATAGGCGATTTCGAGCGCCGCGAGGCGGTGCGCCTGCTGGCCAGTGATGGGCGCGAGCTGGGCCGGGGTCTGGCCAGCCTTAGCAGCACGGAGCTACGAGAGCTGATGGGCAGCTCCGGCGTTGAGGTGGTGCACCGCGACCAGCTGGTGCTCACCAGCCGTTAA
- a CDS encoding YqeG family HAD IIIA-type phosphatase, whose product MLRQLLRPNWLRGCTLAELPLQELLDQPIRALVLDVDRTLLPRRQAELPASALRWLQQARQQVPIHLFSNNPSRQRIGAVAAQLDLPYTVSAGKPRRSALRRVLAQLNLPHQEVALIGDRLFTDVIAGNRLGLFTVLVKPIDPQGHPCKQDRLQKLELRLANWLGTSLG is encoded by the coding sequence ATGCTGCGCCAGCTGCTGCGCCCTAACTGGCTGCGGGGGTGCACCCTGGCCGAGCTTCCCCTGCAGGAGCTGCTCGACCAACCGATCCGGGCCCTGGTGCTCGATGTCGATCGCACCTTGCTACCCCGCCGCCAGGCGGAGCTGCCCGCCAGCGCTTTGCGCTGGCTGCAGCAGGCGCGGCAGCAGGTGCCGATCCACCTATTCAGCAACAATCCCTCCCGCCAGCGGATCGGAGCGGTGGCGGCCCAGCTCGACCTGCCCTACACAGTTTCCGCCGGCAAACCACGCCGCAGCGCCCTGCGTCGGGTGCTAGCCCAGCTCAACCTGCCCCACCAGGAGGTCGCCCTGATCGGTGACCGCCTGTTTACGGATGTGATCGCCGGCAACCGGCTTGGCTTATTCACCGTGCTGGTGAAACCGATCGATCCCCAAGGCCACCCTTGCAAGCAGGATCGGCTCCAAAAACTGGAGCTGCGCCTGGCCAACTGGTTGGGCACCAGCCTGGGCTGA
- a CDS encoding DUF3727 domain-containing protein, translated as MSSESPSQSSSEIPADVPTVLVHDSRGRQLLCFLEQLIPLDGHDYVLLTPVDTPVCLFRLDGDEDPELIDTIDATEPILSVADVVLQEHDLTLVRSAVTLTVSGELDEPEPDELDDDEDADDDSETYELLVSFLVDDLEYGLYIPLDPFFVVARMNGDGALLVEGEEFERVQPRIEAELEEREGDD; from the coding sequence ATGAGTTCCGAATCCCCGTCCCAGTCCAGCTCGGAGATCCCCGCCGATGTGCCCACCGTGCTCGTGCACGACAGCCGCGGCCGCCAGCTGCTCTGCTTCCTCGAGCAGCTGATCCCCCTCGACGGCCACGACTACGTGCTGCTCACCCCGGTCGACACCCCTGTCTGCCTGTTCCGCCTCGATGGCGACGAAGACCCAGAACTGATCGACACCATCGATGCCACCGAGCCGATCCTGTCGGTTGCCGATGTGGTGCTGCAGGAGCACGACCTCACGCTGGTGCGCTCTGCCGTCACCCTCACCGTCAGCGGCGAACTGGACGAGCCCGAACCCGATGAGCTCGATGACGACGAAGACGCCGATGACGACTCCGAGACCTACGAATTGCTGGTGAGCTTCCTCGTAGACGATCTGGAATATGGGTTGTACATCCCCCTAGATCCCTTCTTCGTGGTAGCCCGCATGAATGGCGACGGCGCCTTGCTGGTGGAAGGCGAGGAGTTTGAACGGGTACAACCCCGGATCGAGGCTGAATTGGAAGAGCGCGAGGGCGACGACTGA
- the ruvX gene encoding Holliday junction resolvase RuvX has product MSPTRSRGAPQPRSALALDVGRRRIGLAGCDPLGLTVTPLRALARGSFASDLEHLNSLVQQRRVLALVVGLPLDAAGQPTAQALHCQRYGERLARRLQLPLAWVNEHASTWAAGERHGLHGDRSGALDSAAAALLLEQWLQDGPDPVLPATIERCQTADAAAS; this is encoded by the coding sequence GTGAGCCCAACCCGATCAAGAGGCGCCCCACAGCCCCGCTCAGCGCTAGCCCTCGACGTTGGGCGACGCCGCATCGGCCTGGCGGGCTGTGACCCCCTCGGCCTCACCGTTACCCCCCTGCGGGCCCTGGCCCGAGGCTCCTTCGCCAGCGACCTAGAGCACCTGAACTCCCTGGTGCAGCAGCGGCGGGTGCTGGCCCTGGTGGTGGGCCTGCCGCTTGATGCGGCTGGACAGCCCACCGCCCAGGCCCTGCACTGCCAGCGCTACGGCGAGCGCCTGGCTCGCCGGCTGCAGCTACCCCTGGCCTGGGTAAATGAGCACGCCAGCACCTGGGCCGCCGGCGAGCGCCACGGGCTTCACGGCGACCGCAGCGGTGCCCTCGACAGCGCCGCTGCGGCCCTGCTGCTCGAACAATGGCTTCAAGACGGCCCCGATCCGGTGCTCCCGGCGACCATCGAGCGCTGCCAGACGGCCGACGCTGCAGCATCCTGA
- a CDS encoding GNAT family N-acetyltransferase, producing MLGILQPPSALPAPPEPSGPDSWRLETLAGWHLPLLTDPAFLPLQPVLQRAVLLGLPERLMQALLARPSLAPQVLVALSGQKPLGLIVCRRLNRSGTCWQMQHLRLAPSAARHELASTLLRAAIQRARGAASWIAAASSLDDTRLAMLREQGFQPLRSDRLWCWPGAPAGGSPISASSPAPAELQLTPLNRRSAALLWHLEQAACPAQLRQLLDRRVEDLLDQSHGRGWMLVDPSREQAVAAVRWIGEHPGGGHDVELSVHPGWEHLVGSATELLLHQAQAGLGAGEPLWLRCDLRDEARQRWLADLGAQERGERVLMARSVWRRQGLQAPARAAQRIDALLEQWHPRRRPLPTPTPLAPPS from the coding sequence ATGCTCGGGATCCTGCAGCCGCCCTCTGCCCTTCCGGCACCACCCGAGCCTTCGGGACCAGATAGCTGGCGGCTCGAAACCCTGGCTGGCTGGCACCTACCCCTACTCACCGATCCCGCCTTTCTGCCCCTGCAACCGGTGCTGCAGAGGGCTGTGTTGCTGGGCCTGCCCGAGCGGCTGATGCAGGCGCTACTGGCTAGGCCCTCGCTCGCTCCCCAAGTGCTGGTGGCTCTCAGCGGCCAGAAGCCGCTCGGGCTAATAGTTTGCCGCCGGCTCAACCGCAGCGGCACTTGCTGGCAGATGCAGCACCTGCGCCTAGCCCCGAGCGCCGCCCGCCATGAACTGGCCAGCACCTTGCTGCGAGCGGCAATCCAGCGGGCCCGGGGAGCGGCCAGCTGGATTGCTGCAGCCTCCAGCCTGGATGACACCCGCCTGGCGATGCTGCGAGAGCAGGGCTTTCAGCCCTTGCGCAGCGACCGGCTGTGGTGCTGGCCTGGCGCCCCTGCCGGCGGCAGCCCTATTTCAGCCAGCAGCCCCGCACCGGCAGAGCTTCAGCTCACACCCCTCAACCGCCGCAGCGCCGCCCTGCTTTGGCACCTGGAGCAGGCCGCCTGCCCGGCCCAATTGCGTCAGCTGCTCGATCGCCGCGTCGAAGATCTGCTCGACCAGAGCCACGGCCGCGGCTGGATGCTGGTGGATCCCAGCCGGGAGCAGGCGGTGGCAGCCGTGCGCTGGATCGGCGAGCACCCCGGCGGCGGGCACGATGTGGAGCTGAGTGTCCATCCCGGCTGGGAACACCTGGTGGGCAGCGCCACCGAGTTGCTGCTGCACCAGGCCCAAGCCGGCCTCGGCGCCGGCGAACCCCTCTGGCTGCGCTGTGACCTGCGCGACGAAGCTCGCCAGCGCTGGCTCGCTGACCTGGGAGCTCAGGAGCGGGGCGAGCGAGTGCTGATGGCGCGCAGCGTTTGGCGGCGTCAGGGGCTGCAAGCCCCAGCACGGGCCGCCCAGCGCATCGATGCCTTGCTGGAGCAGTGGCACCCCCGCCGCCGGCCCCTACCCACCCCAACCCCCCTGGCCCCGCCGTCGTGA
- a CDS encoding F420-0:Gamma-glutamyl ligase, protein MASSLAALFLLLGLTLVVLELRHRLRPASPLRLRAEDFRVEAGSDGLSVSGMVTIHNPHHRMEVMVPEIELRPTLLGRGDLADVKMSSRIEALHPDEEARPDGYWAAYIVKGRKSTSARIQISLSGAPGQSLNQLLDTLWLEILWVNYGPFGRLHRRDGVLVPLQQPTPIAPQSARWREGDRCRVLPVGTHLLGVLDDPETVLRRYAGELIQPGDVLTIGETPLAVMQGRYHHPATVQPSALARLLCRGFHPTSSLATACGLQSLIDVVGPAQVLGAWLIGLALKLVGSKGWFYRLAGDQARLIDDITGTTPPYDQTIVLGPQQPTAFCAAMSRSLGVAVAVVDVNDLGRVKVLASSPGCDEALLERALRPNPAGNANERTPLVLVRPA, encoded by the coding sequence ATGGCCTCATCGCTTGCCGCACTCTTTCTTCTGCTGGGCCTCACCCTGGTAGTGCTGGAGCTTCGCCATCGCCTGCGCCCCGCCTCGCCATTGCGGCTGCGCGCTGAAGACTTCCGCGTCGAAGCTGGCAGCGATGGCCTCAGCGTCTCCGGCATGGTGACGATCCACAACCCCCACCACCGCATGGAGGTGATGGTGCCGGAGATCGAGCTGAGGCCCACCTTGCTGGGTCGGGGCGACCTGGCGGACGTAAAAATGTCGAGCCGGATCGAGGCGCTGCATCCGGATGAGGAAGCCCGCCCGGATGGCTACTGGGCCGCCTACATAGTCAAGGGGCGCAAGAGCACCAGCGCCCGCATCCAGATCAGCCTGAGCGGCGCACCGGGCCAGTCCCTAAACCAGCTGCTCGACACCCTCTGGCTGGAAATTCTCTGGGTCAACTACGGCCCCTTCGGGCGCCTCCATCGCCGCGATGGCGTTTTGGTGCCACTTCAGCAACCCACGCCCATAGCGCCCCAATCGGCCCGCTGGCGGGAGGGCGATCGCTGCCGTGTGCTGCCGGTTGGCACCCACCTGCTCGGCGTGCTCGACGATCCCGAAACCGTGCTGCGCCGCTACGCCGGCGAGCTGATCCAGCCCGGCGATGTGCTCACCATCGGCGAAACCCCCCTGGCGGTGATGCAGGGTCGCTATCACCACCCGGCCACCGTTCAACCCAGCGCCCTGGCCAGGCTGCTCTGTCGTGGCTTCCACCCCACCAGCTCCCTGGCCACAGCCTGCGGCCTGCAGTCCTTGATCGATGTGGTCGGTCCCGCCCAGGTGCTGGGTGCCTGGCTAATTGGCCTGGCCCTGAAACTGGTGGGCAGCAAGGGCTGGTTTTATCGCCTTGCCGGTGACCAGGCCCGCCTGATCGACGACATCACCGGCACCACACCCCCCTACGACCAAACGATTGTGCTCGGGCCCCAACAGCCCACCGCCTTCTGCGCCGCCATGTCCCGCTCCTTGGGAGTGGCCGTGGCGGTGGTAGACGTCAACGATCTGGGCCGGGTGAAGGTGCTGGCCTCCAGCCCAGGCTGCGATGAAGCCCTGCTGGAGCGGGCCCTGCGTCCCAACCCAGCTGGTAATGCCAACGAGCGCACCCCCTTGGTGCTGGTGCGGCCCGCCTGA
- a CDS encoding PhoH family protein — MRKTFVLDTNVLLHDPAALTRFEDNNILIPIEVVEEIDRFKRDPAEKGRNARQVSRLLDALRAHGNLADGVPNGEQGGTLKVVFCRAETLSQLPPELKGGSGDNNILAVALEEQRLQSVLGGQPPVVLVTKDTNLRIKADAVGLIAQDYTSDRVDIGGLYPGFCEVWVDAEQMDRVKLPPGLAVEGLVLEAPLQANEGVTLIDRAQPAHTLLARYNGATASLQPLQRAPKAKLGRIQSRNREQTFALDLLLDPSIQLITLVGKAGTGKTLLALAAGLHQVADERIYERLLVTRPVISLGKEIGFLPGDLDEKMGPWMQPIIDNLDFLLGGSEEEGRGAARAGGSHRGPRSNWTDLKGMGLLEVEAISYIRGRSIPRQFMVVDEAQNLTPHEVKTIVTRVGEGTKIVLTGDPYQIDNPYVDAESNGLTWLVERFKGQRLAGHVTLLRGERSELAELAANLL, encoded by the coding sequence ATGCGCAAGACCTTCGTGCTCGACACCAACGTGCTGCTGCACGATCCGGCAGCCCTGACCCGCTTTGAAGACAACAACATCTTGATCCCGATCGAGGTGGTCGAGGAGATCGACCGCTTTAAGCGGGATCCAGCTGAAAAGGGACGCAATGCCCGCCAGGTATCGCGGCTGCTGGACGCTCTGCGTGCCCATGGCAACTTGGCCGATGGTGTGCCCAATGGTGAACAGGGCGGCACGCTCAAGGTGGTGTTCTGCCGGGCCGAAACCCTTAGCCAGCTGCCGCCGGAGCTCAAGGGCGGCAGCGGCGACAACAACATCCTGGCGGTGGCCCTAGAGGAGCAGCGCCTGCAGTCGGTGCTGGGTGGCCAGCCGCCGGTGGTGCTCGTTACCAAGGACACCAACCTGCGCATCAAGGCTGATGCGGTGGGCTTGATCGCCCAGGACTACACCAGCGATCGGGTTGACATCGGCGGCCTATACCCCGGCTTCTGTGAGGTGTGGGTGGATGCGGAGCAGATGGATCGGGTCAAGCTGCCGCCAGGATTGGCGGTGGAGGGCCTGGTGCTGGAGGCGCCGCTGCAGGCCAACGAGGGCGTGACCCTGATCGATCGGGCCCAGCCGGCCCACACCCTGCTGGCTCGCTACAACGGCGCCACCGCCAGCCTGCAACCGCTGCAGCGGGCGCCCAAGGCCAAGCTCGGCCGCATCCAGTCCCGCAACCGGGAGCAGACATTTGCCCTTGATCTGCTGCTGGATCCCAGCATCCAGCTGATAACCCTGGTGGGCAAGGCCGGCACCGGTAAAACCCTGCTCGCCCTGGCCGCTGGGCTGCACCAGGTGGCCGATGAGCGGATCTACGAGCGTCTGCTGGTGACCCGCCCGGTGATTTCCCTCGGCAAGGAGATCGGCTTTCTGCCTGGGGATCTGGATGAAAAAATGGGTCCCTGGATGCAACCAATCATCGACAACCTCGACTTTCTGCTCGGCGGCAGTGAGGAGGAGGGGCGGGGTGCTGCGCGGGCTGGTGGCAGTCACCGCGGGCCGCGCAGCAATTGGACCGACCTCAAGGGCATGGGCCTGCTCGAGGTGGAGGCGATTAGCTACATCCGCGGTCGTTCGATTCCGCGCCAATTCATGGTGGTGGACGAGGCCCAGAACCTCACCCCCCATGAGGTGAAGACGATCGTGACTCGGGTGGGCGAGGGCACCAAAATTGTGCTCACCGGGGATCCATACCAGATCGACAATCCCTATGTGGATGCCGAAAGCAATGGCCTCACCTGGCTGGTGGAGCGCTTCAAGGGCCAGCGGCTCGCCGGCCACGTGACCCTGCTGCGGGGTGAGCGCAGTGAACTGGCCGAGCTGGCCGCCAATTTGCTCTAG
- a CDS encoding haloacid dehalogenase-like hydrolase: MTLIAINVLLEPDAATVEKAKAINARLRENYPASFPLDANHAPHITILQLFINTVDLGQVAAAVSNVLRGEPQINIEGKATGYLELASENLKLVGFHIEATPYQHELQQKIIAATAPFAVKYGTGDAFAPRLDAEPISQATIDYVTNFGDTQTGPNYQPHLTLGIGTSDFVEALVAEPFEAFSFQTASISLYQIGDYGVAQTKLYDFSRQADPLPSWNEGQVKQALFAFIAKVTNKSSPAYLPPAERIAVHDNDGTLWPENPLPFQAAFAIDELKLRILTEPSLTSEPMVQAALDGDLAKLLEGEHFDGLMQILAITHAGMTVEEFRDAVQAWFRSASHPRYGKAYGELTYQPMQELLRYLSDNGFKNFIVSGGGADFMRAWVEQVYGIPPEQVVGSTSRCVFELRHGKPVITKTLDYLFVNDKAGKPVGIHQFIGRRPIICCGNSDGDHAMLQYTTIDNPRPSLGLIVHHTDAEREYAYDAKTTSTGKLVEALKEAPQQGWLVVDMKRDWNVVFQPQ, encoded by the coding sequence ATGACCCTGATTGCAATCAACGTCCTGCTGGAACCAGATGCTGCCACGGTTGAGAAGGCAAAGGCGATAAACGCTCGGCTGCGAGAAAACTACCCAGCCAGCTTCCCCCTAGATGCCAACCACGCGCCCCACATCACCATTCTCCAGTTATTTATAAACACTGTAGACCTGGGCCAAGTAGCAGCTGCCGTGTCCAACGTGCTGCGTGGTGAGCCGCAGATCAATATTGAAGGCAAAGCCACTGGCTACCTTGAATTAGCCAGCGAGAATCTCAAATTGGTGGGATTCCATATCGAGGCGACTCCCTATCAGCATGAACTTCAGCAAAAAATTATCGCCGCCACCGCACCATTTGCCGTGAAATACGGCACAGGTGATGCCTTCGCACCCCGCCTTGACGCCGAGCCAATCAGCCAGGCGACTATTGACTACGTGACCAACTTTGGCGATACGCAGACGGGCCCGAACTATCAGCCCCATCTGACCCTGGGCATTGGCACAAGTGATTTTGTTGAAGCTTTGGTAGCAGAGCCATTTGAGGCCTTTAGCTTCCAAACAGCCTCCATTAGCCTTTACCAAATAGGTGATTATGGTGTCGCCCAAACAAAACTATACGACTTCTCTCGCCAAGCTGATCCGCTGCCCTCCTGGAATGAAGGGCAGGTCAAACAAGCTTTATTTGCATTCATCGCTAAAGTCACAAATAAAAGCTCACCCGCATACCTGCCTCCAGCCGAACGCATTGCTGTGCATGACAATGACGGCACACTCTGGCCGGAAAATCCGCTGCCTTTTCAGGCAGCTTTTGCCATCGACGAACTGAAGCTGCGCATCCTCACCGAGCCGAGCCTTACCTCAGAACCCATGGTGCAAGCTGCCTTGGACGGCGATCTTGCAAAACTCCTGGAAGGTGAACACTTCGATGGTCTGATGCAGATCCTGGCGATCACCCATGCAGGCATGACGGTAGAAGAATTTCGAGATGCCGTGCAGGCATGGTTTAGATCGGCCAGTCATCCGCGCTATGGCAAGGCCTATGGCGAGCTCACCTACCAACCCATGCAGGAGCTCCTTCGCTACCTAAGCGATAACGGCTTTAAGAACTTCATTGTTTCAGGTGGCGGCGCCGACTTTATGCGGGCCTGGGTGGAACAGGTTTACGGCATACCACCAGAGCAAGTTGTTGGATCGACATCGCGGTGCGTATTCGAACTACGGCACGGCAAACCAGTAATCACCAAAACCCTTGATTACTTGTTCGTAAACGATAAGGCCGGCAAGCCAGTTGGCATCCATCAGTTTATCGGCCGCAGACCTATAATTTGCTGTGGCAACAGTGATGGCGATCACGCCATGTTGCAGTACACCACGATCGATAATCCTCGCCCCAGTTTAGGGCTGATCGTCCATCACACCGACGCTGAACGCGAGTACGCCTACGACGCCAAGACGACCAGCACCGGCAAGCTTGTAGAAGCCCTAAAAGAGGCTCCCCAGCAGGGCTGGCTAGTTGTGGATATGAAGCGGGATTGGAACGTCGTCTTCCAGCCCCAGTAA